The Thalassotalea sp. HSM 43 genome window below encodes:
- a CDS encoding AAA family ATPase: MTKVVVFGNSGSGKSTLAKQLRDSCACAHLDLDTIAWQAVVPPQRKPLSQSRQLIDEFLARNQDWVIEGCYADLLDMVMADADEVIFLNLPIHACIENAKRRPWEPHKYPSKQAQDENLAMLIDWISAYTRRDDTFSYRAHQQLYDDFKGKKSIRVENQAIKNS, encoded by the coding sequence ATGACTAAAGTCGTGGTTTTTGGCAATTCAGGCTCTGGCAAATCAACGCTGGCAAAACAGCTACGCGATAGCTGTGCGTGTGCACACTTAGACTTAGATACTATCGCTTGGCAAGCTGTGGTGCCGCCACAACGCAAACCGCTTAGTCAGTCTCGGCAATTGATTGATGAATTTTTAGCGCGTAATCAAGATTGGGTGATTGAAGGCTGTTACGCGGATTTATTAGACATGGTGATGGCTGATGCTGACGAGGTGATTTTCTTAAACTTACCTATTCACGCCTGTATTGAAAACGCCAAACGTCGCCCATGGGAACCTCATAAATACCCATCAAAACAAGCGCAAGATGAAAATTTAGCGATGTTGATAGACTGGATTTCAGCCTATACACGTCGTGATGATACATTCTCATATCGTGCGCACCAGCAACTGTATGACGACTTTAAAGGCAAAAAATCAATTCGAGTCGAAAATCAGGCAATAAAAAACAGTTAG